The Coffea arabica cultivar ET-39 chromosome 1e, Coffea Arabica ET-39 HiFi, whole genome shotgun sequence genome has a window encoding:
- the LOC113688940 gene encoding large ribosomal subunit protein uL23-like translates to MAPKADTTKKLDTKAQAAKVAKFVKSGTTFKKKAKKIRTKVTFHRPKTLKKDGNPKYPRISAPSRNKLDHYQILKYPLTTESAMKKIEDNNTMVFIVDIRADKKKIKDAVKKMYDIQTKKVNTLIRPDGTKKAYVRLTPDYDALDVANKIGII, encoded by the coding sequence ATGGCTCCTAAAGCTGACACCACAAAAAAGCTTGATACAAAGGCTCAGGCAGCCAAGGTTGCCAAATTTGTCAAATCTGGGACAACTTTTAAGAAGAAAGCCAAGAAGATCCGGACCAAAGTTACCTTCCATCGTCCTAAGACATTGAAAAAGGACGGGAACCCGAAGTACCCACGCATCAGTGCTCCTTCTAGGAATAAGTTGGACCATTATCAGATTCTCAAATATCCTTTGACTACTGAATCTGCCATGAAAAAGATTGAAGATAACAATACCatggtattcatagttgacatCCGTGCTGATAAGAAGAAAATCAAAGATGCAGTGAAGAAGATGTACGacatacagaccaagaaagtgaacactttgatcaggcctgatggaacaaagaaagcatatgttcggttgactccagactacgatgctttggatgtggcaaacaagattggaataatataa